The sequence TCTTTTTCCATGAGCTCGAACACCTGAAGGAGTTCAACGTTGCCGAAAGGGTTGGCATTGATTACCGTTGCGCCATTATAGAGCCAAGACACAAGGAGCGCGATAGAACGAGCAGCTATCTGCACGACAAAATCGGAACCACGGGTTCCGGCTGTGGACCGGCAAACGCTGATAGGGTCATGCGTATGGCAAAACAGGCGAAGGACATCAAGGAGCTGGAACCATATCTCACGGACGTTGCCCAAGAAATTAACGACGCGCTCGATGAAGGCAAGCTGGTTCTCATCGAGGGCACACAGGGCTTTGGACTGAGCCTCTACTATGGTACTTACCCCTACGTGACCTCGAAGGATACAACCGCTTCAGCCATAGCCAGCGACGTCGGAATCGGGCCTACGAAGGTCGACGATGTCATAGTCGTCTTCAAGAGCTTTCCGACGCGCGTTGGGGAAGGCCCGATTCCGACAGAGATGAGTGCTGAGGAAGCTGAGAGACTCGGTCTCGTCGAGTACGGCACTGTCACAGGAAGGCGCAGGCGCGTCGGCTGGTTCGACTTCGAGTTCGCGCGCTATTCGGCGAGGCTCAACGGGGCGACGATGCTGGCTATAACAATGCTCGACAAGTACGACAAAGAAGCCTTCGGCGTTACCGACTACGACAAGCTGCCAAGGAAGGCGAGGGAGTTCATAGAAGAAATAGAGGAAAGGGTCGGCGTTCCGGTTGGCATAATCAAGACTGGTCCTGAGCTTGAGCACGTGATTGATAGGAGAGATACTCTCTGATTCCCTTTTCTTCCTCTGCGTGTGCTACGAACCACTCAACTATCGTTCTGTGGAACTCATCCCCCCACTCTGGATCCTCGAATATCTCGTGGTAGGTCCCTTCAAACTCCTTCAAGGCCTTGTCCTTGGCCTTAAGCTTCTCGAAAAGCCTTCTCGCTCCTTCTGGTGGGGTTATGATGTCTCCCGTACCGACAATGAGCAGAATCGGCACCGCTATTTTTTCAGCCTCTTTGTGCGCCAGCTCCATGTTCTCGAAGATGCTCCTCCCGAGCTTTGCCGAAATCTTGTCATGGACGAGTTCATCTTTGATGTACCTCTCGACTGCATCGGGGTTTCTGGAGAGGAGCTTGGGATCGAGGCCGTTGCTCAGCGTTACCCCCGGCGCGATTTTTCCGAGGAACTTCGCGAGGGTGACCATGAATTCCGGCGTCTTTGGGCTCTTAGCGAGTGCTGGTGAGGAAGCGACGACTCCCCTTATCCTATCCGGCCTCGTTTCGGCGTAGCGGATTACGGTTAGACCGCCCATGCTATGGCCGAAGAGGAACGGTTTTTCTCCAATTTCCTCAATGATGCTGTCGATGATCTTCATAGCTTCCTCAACGCTCGTGTGTCCCCTTTTGCCGCCGCTCTTCCCGTGTCCTGGCCAGTCGAAGGTGTAGACGGCAAAGCCTGCCTCATTGAGCATCCCTATCAGCTGCTCGTATCTCCCGCTGTGCTCCCCTAATCCATGAACCAGAACAACCCATCCGATTCTTGGCTCACCGAACTTGGCTTTGTAAACATCAATCATAGCCACCGCCAGTTATAAAATTGGGAAAAGAAGAATTTAACATTTTCCAATGCCAGGATTCCGAAAACAAAGGGTTAAGAAGAAAATGGTCCTTCCTTCAGTTTTTCCTTGGCGAATTCTATGATCTTCTTGATGTCATCCTCTATCGTATCCGGTTCGGGCTTCATCAGCACATAGAACACGTTGGTCTTCGGCGTGAGCGAGATGTGCTTGATGTTTGTTGGCTTGGAGAGGTTCTCGACGAGATATTTAAGCAGTTCAACGTCGCGTCTCTTTTCGTAAAGTGCCTCGTACTTCTTGCCCGCTATCTCCACAATTTCCTTCTGAAGGAGTTCTTCGTCTTCAATCTTGGGCTTTATGCGGTAGTAGCCCTTCTGTATGAGGTGGGCCTCACGCTTTATTCTGGATTCCGGCTTTATTACAATGTAGAGCTTGTCGTGCCTGCTTGTGAGGAGAGCTATGGGGAAGTAGAGGATGCTCTGCCTCGGCAAAAGCGTCAGCGTGTACTCAAACTTCCTGATGTTGTCGCGGTTCACCTTGTAGTAAGCCCTGAAGCCGATGTAGCCGCCGAGCCAGACGTAGTCCTTGTCCTCGGGCTTAACAACATCCTCAATGCTTCTCAGGTAGTGCTGCATTATCTGGAGGTTCAGCTTTCTGCCTTTGAAGAACTGTATAGATGAAACGGCCGCAAGGACCATAATCGCCAGTATAAACCCGGACGTTATCTCCATGATTAGACCTCCTCGATCGGGTAATACCGCTGCAAAGTCATATCATCCACTATCTCAAAGTATCCCAACTTATCCTCTAAAACCTTTACCATGTCCTTAACAATTCTCGCCTGAAGCGGCCAGGTGATGGCCATGGCAAAAGGTTTGGGGGGAGTGTTCCTTGCGAAGGCCACGTAGATAGTGGTTTTGTCTTCTTCCGCGACTATTTTCGTGACGAGGCCTTCACTGACTATGTCCTGTTCCGTAAAGGGATTTTTAACTGTCCTCAGCAGTTCCAGTATCTCCTCAGGTCTCAAGCACCATACCTCCAAGCCTTTCGAGCCACTCCATCCCTCTGGGCTCTTCCGCGAACATGGGTATCTTCACGACGTCGATGCCCTTGAATTTCCTCTCGATCTCCTTTAAAACTCTCTCCTGAGCTTCAAGTTTGACCTTCAGCTCTGGTATGTCCTTCTCCAGCGTTATGACTTTGTTTATGACTATCATGTTGAAGGGCACCCCGAACTTCTTCAGGCTCTCGTAGGCTCTCTCCGTTTCGTAGAGCGGGAGCATCTCGGGGTTTATGACTGCGACGACACTCGTTCTGTTGGGGTCTGTTATGACCTTTTCGACGAAGGCAACCTCCTCAC comes from Thermococcus sp. LS1 and encodes:
- a CDS encoding alpha/beta hydrolase, encoding MIDVYKAKFGEPRIGWVVLVHGLGEHSGRYEQLIGMLNEAGFAVYTFDWPGHGKSGGKRGHTSVEEAMKIIDSIIEEIGEKPFLFGHSMGGLTVIRYAETRPDRIRGVVASSPALAKSPKTPEFMVTLAKFLGKIAPGVTLSNGLDPKLLSRNPDAVERYIKDELVHDKISAKLGRSIFENMELAHKEAEKIAVPILLIVGTGDIITPPEGARRLFEKLKAKDKALKEFEGTYHEIFEDPEWGDEFHRTIVEWFVAHAEEEKGIREYLSYQSRAQAQDQS
- a CDS encoding adenylosuccinate synthetase codes for the protein MPSYIVVGGQWGDEGKGSLIAYLALKDEPQIIARGGVGTNAGHSVFINGRKYAVRQLPTGFMQTKARLLVGAGVLVDPEVFFHELEHLKEFNVAERVGIDYRCAIIEPRHKERDRTSSYLHDKIGTTGSGCGPANADRVMRMAKQAKDIKELEPYLTDVAQEINDALDEGKLVLIEGTQGFGLSLYYGTYPYVTSKDTTASAIASDVGIGPTKVDDVIVVFKSFPTRVGEGPIPTEMSAEEAERLGLVEYGTVTGRRRRVGWFDFEFARYSARLNGATMLAITMLDKYDKEAFGVTDYDKLPRKAREFIEEIEERVGVPVGIIKTGPELEHVIDRRDTL
- a CDS encoding iron-sulfur cluster assembly protein encodes the protein MRPEEILELLRTVKNPFTEQDIVSEGLVTKIVAEEDKTTIYVAFARNTPPKPFAMAITWPLQARIVKDMVKVLEDKLGYFEIVDDMTLQRYYPIEEV